The proteins below are encoded in one region of Streptomyces cyanogenus:
- a CDS encoding nucleotidyltransferase domain-containing protein, whose amino-acid sequence MPSSSDAGFLAGTADRLAALPAVRAVALGGSRAEGTHRPDSDWDLAVYYRGPFDPDDLRALGWPGEVSDLGGWGGGVFNGGAWLTIEGRRVDVHYRDLDVVEHELAEAEEGRFRVEPLLFHLAGIPTYLVVAELALNRVLRGDLPRPAAYPPKLRRTAFDRWSGTARATLSYAEAHHAPHGRLTETAGALATAAAQAAHAVLAARGEWVTNEKRLLERAGLREVDAVVGALRAEPAALTTAVTDAGKIIAGALRS is encoded by the coding sequence ATGCCTTCCTCCTCCGACGCCGGCTTCCTCGCCGGTACCGCCGACCGGCTGGCCGCCCTTCCCGCCGTCCGGGCCGTCGCCCTCGGCGGCTCCCGTGCCGAGGGCACCCACCGCCCGGACAGCGACTGGGACCTGGCCGTCTACTACCGCGGCCCGTTCGATCCGGACGACCTGCGCGCCCTCGGCTGGCCCGGTGAGGTCTCCGATCTCGGCGGCTGGGGCGGCGGTGTCTTCAACGGCGGTGCCTGGCTGACGATCGAGGGGCGCCGGGTCGACGTGCACTACCGGGACCTGGACGTCGTCGAGCACGAGCTGGCCGAGGCGGAGGAGGGCCGCTTCCGGGTGGAGCCGCTGCTGTTCCACCTGGCCGGGATCCCCACCTACCTGGTCGTCGCCGAGCTGGCACTGAACCGGGTGCTGCGCGGTGATCTCCCGCGCCCCGCCGCCTACCCGCCGAAGCTGCGCCGCACCGCTTTCGACCGCTGGTCCGGCACCGCCCGCGCCACCCTCTCCTACGCCGAGGCCCACCACGCCCCGCACGGCCGCCTCACCGAGACCGCCGGTGCCCTCGCCACGGCCGCCGCGCAGGCCGCCCACGCCGTGCTCGCGGCCCGCGGCGAGTGGGTGACGAACGAGAAGCGGCTGCTGGAGCGGGCCGGGCTGCGGGAGGTCGACGCGGTCGTGGGCGCCCTGCGGGCCGAGCCGGCCGCCCTCACCACCGCGGTGACCGACGCCGGGAAGATCATCGCCGGGGCATTGCGTTCATAA
- a CDS encoding uracil-DNA glycosylase has protein sequence MDDSSGLARLDRRVADCRACPRLVDWREEVARTKRAAFADWTYWGRPVPGFGPADARLVIIGLAPAAHGGNRTGRMFTGDRSGDVLYQALYDVGLASQPTSVSADDGLQLYGVRVTAPVHCAPPANKPTPGERDTCRPWLVQELTLLRPTLRAAVVLGAFGWQAALPAFAEAGWTVPRPRPAFAHGARVALDGLDLFGCFHVSQRNTFTGRLTTDMLREVLRRAADAAGLP, from the coding sequence ATGGACGACAGCAGTGGGCTCGCCCGGCTCGACCGGCGCGTCGCCGACTGCCGGGCCTGCCCCCGGCTGGTCGACTGGCGTGAGGAGGTGGCCCGTACGAAACGGGCCGCGTTCGCCGACTGGACGTACTGGGGGCGGCCGGTGCCCGGCTTCGGGCCGGCCGACGCCCGGCTGGTGATCATCGGGCTGGCCCCGGCCGCGCACGGCGGCAACCGCACCGGCCGCATGTTCACCGGCGACCGTTCGGGAGACGTGCTGTACCAGGCGCTGTACGACGTGGGGCTCGCCTCGCAGCCCACCTCCGTCAGCGCCGATGACGGACTTCAGCTGTACGGCGTGCGGGTCACCGCGCCCGTGCACTGTGCCCCGCCCGCGAACAAGCCGACCCCGGGTGAGCGGGACACCTGCCGGCCCTGGCTGGTCCAGGAGCTGACGCTGCTCCGGCCGACGCTGCGGGCCGCGGTCGTGCTCGGCGCCTTCGGCTGGCAGGCCGCGCTGCCCGCGTTCGCGGAGGCGGGCTGGACCGTGCCCCGCCCCCGCCCGGCCTTCGCCCACGGCGCCCGGGTCGCGCTCGACGGCCTGGATCTCTTCGGCTGCTTCCACGTCAGCCAGCGCAACACCTTCACCGGCCGGCTCACCACCGACATGCTCCGCGAGGTGCTGCGCAGGGCGGCGGACGCGGCCGGGCTGCCGTAG
- a CDS encoding RNA-binding S4 domain-containing protein, protein MASEDADENVDRGTGEETGAPGGASPDPAPTPSAPSPAPLPSPSDQPLDPKIAAAVAAAEAAGPADGGTVRIDSWIWAVRLIKTRSLGAAACRGGHVHVNGERVKPAYSVRVGDEVRLRQEGRERIVIVKRLIRKRVGAPVAAQCYVDNSPPPPPREAVAPAGLRDRGAGRPTKRDRRELERLRGLAGPGTPAGFPSVPGFGNPGPSGGRGPSGGSSGSGRSGGSGGRPRGR, encoded by the coding sequence ATGGCTTCCGAGGATGCGGACGAGAACGTGGACCGTGGGACCGGCGAGGAGACCGGTGCGCCGGGTGGAGCGAGCCCCGACCCCGCCCCCACTCCCTCTGCCCCCTCCCCCGCCCCTCTCCCCTCCCCCTCCGACCAGCCCCTCGATCCGAAGATCGCCGCCGCGGTGGCCGCCGCCGAGGCCGCCGGGCCCGCTGACGGCGGGACCGTCCGCATCGACAGCTGGATTTGGGCCGTCCGCCTGATCAAGACCCGTTCCCTCGGCGCCGCCGCATGCCGTGGCGGGCATGTGCACGTGAACGGCGAGCGGGTGAAGCCCGCCTACTCCGTGCGCGTCGGCGACGAGGTACGGCTCCGGCAGGAGGGCCGGGAACGGATCGTGATCGTCAAGCGCCTCATCCGCAAGCGGGTCGGCGCACCCGTGGCCGCCCAGTGCTACGTCGACAACTCCCCTCCGCCGCCGCCCCGCGAGGCCGTCGCCCCCGCCGGCCTGCGCGACCGCGGCGCCGGCCGTCCCACCAAGCGGGACCGCCGCGAACTCGAACGCCTCCGCGGCCTCGCCGGCCCCGGCACCCCCGCAGGCTTCCCGAGCGTCCCCGGCTTCGGCAACCCAGGCCCCTCCGGCGGCCGCGGTCCCTCCGGTGGCTCCAGCGGGTCCGGTCGCTCCGGCGGGTCCGGTGGGCGACCCCGCGGGCGGTGA
- a CDS encoding DoxX family protein, which translates to MSETTAPTGTPTTSTAPAGPHTGRARAARVALRTVQVLLALFYGIASALPKLIAHPAAVESFDRIGWGSGAMYTIGALELAGAVALLVPVLQSVAAIALSALMVGAFIVQLTAFDGQNAATPVILIVPLTLIAWTRRTHNADLLRLLRRR; encoded by the coding sequence ATGTCCGAGACCACCGCTCCCACCGGCACCCCGACGACGTCCACGGCCCCCGCCGGCCCGCACACCGGCCGGGCGCGTGCGGCCCGGGTCGCCCTGCGCACGGTGCAGGTCCTGCTCGCCCTGTTCTACGGCATCGCGAGCGCCCTGCCCAAGCTCATCGCACACCCGGCGGCCGTCGAGTCCTTCGACCGGATCGGCTGGGGCAGCGGCGCCATGTACACCATCGGCGCGCTCGAACTCGCCGGGGCGGTCGCGCTGTTGGTGCCGGTGCTGCAGTCCGTGGCGGCGATCGCCCTGAGCGCGCTCATGGTGGGGGCGTTCATCGTCCAGCTCACGGCGTTCGACGGCCAGAACGCGGCGACCCCGGTGATCCTGATCGTCCCCCTCACCCTGATCGCCTGGACCCGCCGGACCCACAACGCCGACCTGCTACGGCTCCTGCGCCGACGGTGA
- a CDS encoding class I SAM-dependent methyltransferase: MRIEMREGYEGTGPGAISPDGCAVELYARLPVGDEPDIIAAAVPAGAHILELGSGVGRVTHSLLERGFTVTAVDESADMLARVRGARTIRSSIEDLDLGEKFDVVMLASFLVHAGDEEVRRGLLRTCVRHVAEGGCVLIQREGADYHTNVPRERVDPSGFTVRIASVEPAGEGVNSVHAEYVFPDAVWTQTFLSRPLTQEQFESALAEAGLEVDAALTPDGMWVRAVPAA, from the coding sequence ATGAGGATCGAGATGCGTGAGGGCTACGAGGGCACGGGACCCGGTGCGATCAGCCCGGACGGCTGCGCGGTCGAGCTGTACGCGCGGCTGCCGGTGGGCGACGAGCCGGACATCATCGCCGCGGCGGTGCCGGCCGGGGCACACATCCTGGAACTGGGCAGCGGGGTGGGCCGCGTGACCCACTCCCTGCTGGAACGCGGCTTCACGGTCACGGCGGTGGACGAGTCCGCCGACATGCTGGCCCGGGTCCGCGGAGCGCGCACGATACGCAGCTCCATCGAAGACCTCGACCTGGGCGAGAAGTTCGACGTGGTGATGCTCGCGTCCTTCCTGGTGCACGCCGGTGACGAGGAGGTGCGCAGGGGCCTGTTGCGTACCTGCGTCCGGCATGTGGCGGAGGGCGGTTGTGTGCTGATCCAGCGGGAGGGCGCGGACTACCACACCAACGTGCCCAGGGAGCGGGTCGATCCGAGCGGTTTCACCGTGCGGATCGCCTCGGTGGAGCCGGCCGGGGAAGGGGTGAACTCGGTCCACGCGGAGTACGTCTTCCCCGACGCGGTCTGGACCCAGACGTTCCTGTCCAGACCGCTGACGCAGGAACAGTTCGAGTCGGCGCTGGCCGAAGCGGGACTGGAGGTGGACGCCGCTCTGACACCGGACGGGATGTGGGTGAGGGCAGTGCCCGCGGCGTAG
- a CDS encoding DUF6343 family protein — protein MRTGSEPVTARSALRARFWLSVWGLVWTVFGTAAFAVVGRPGWAAACGVVWLLVTIDMIMILRHIRQGPHYQPGRDIPPYRPPDGGPPYPGPSRHRHP, from the coding sequence ATGCGTACGGGCAGTGAACCGGTGACTGCGCGCAGTGCACTGCGGGCGCGGTTCTGGCTGAGCGTGTGGGGACTGGTGTGGACGGTCTTCGGCACGGCGGCGTTCGCGGTCGTGGGGCGGCCGGGATGGGCGGCGGCCTGCGGGGTGGTGTGGCTGCTGGTCACCATCGACATGATCATGATCCTCCGGCACATCCGGCAGGGCCCGCACTACCAGCCGGGCCGTGACATCCCGCCGTACCGGCCGCCGGACGGCGGTCCGCCGTATCCGGGCCCGTCGAGGCACCGGCATCCGTGA
- a CDS encoding tetratricopeptide repeat protein, with product MPETSGSTGRTPETHVIDFRAAEHLLNARDPRGAVKLLDGVIAAHPENTAARLLRARAFFAAAQLRPAELEFTIVLEREPDNAFAHFALARTYERQGRSDQAKRHFRLAAALDPNPQYLKAARFDD from the coding sequence GTGCCCGAGACCAGCGGTTCCACCGGACGTACGCCGGAAACGCATGTGATCGACTTCCGTGCCGCCGAGCATCTGCTCAACGCACGGGACCCGCGGGGCGCGGTGAAGCTGCTGGACGGAGTCATCGCCGCACACCCCGAGAACACCGCCGCCCGGCTGCTCCGCGCGCGTGCCTTCTTCGCGGCGGCGCAACTGCGGCCCGCCGAACTGGAATTCACCATCGTGCTGGAGCGCGAGCCGGACAACGCGTTCGCGCACTTCGCCCTGGCCCGCACCTATGAACGCCAGGGCCGCTCCGACCAGGCCAAGCGTCACTTCCGGCTGGCCGCGGCGCTCGACCCCAACCCGCAGTACCTGAAGGCGGCACGCTTCGACGACTGA